Proteins encoded together in one Bombus vancouverensis nearcticus chromosome 14, iyBomVanc1_principal, whole genome shotgun sequence window:
- the LOC117155333 gene encoding uncharacterized protein LOC117155333, which translates to MIRLARFAFEMPVTQRFNDNSDILDIHRLRYKHLLHLVKSRCYLTALEGPYIAVISLVFERLMSRTVWLKKAQIEIKDNILIGKEIVSPESCVNAGEIILEIFKSVFNNFLSMVTPKVPLDAYDMQNFNSSRNELNMDIQGVVFEDRIPTEMSLNEIQSAQMASEIKEFRCNNIENPKEVALLIGTSGSTCLPRVAELSHLSSRMLLHPAYTTTSLNRIAMCTSSVRWISYFILLLTGLRSNCTRIIVDDEEDGKFHCDVIKKYKVDDNTEISWQYVNEL; encoded by the exons ATGATTCGATTAGCCAGGTTCGCGTTTGAAATGCCTGTGACCCAGAGATTTAACGACAACTCTGATATTCTCGATATTCATCG ATTACGATACAAACATTTATTACATTTGGTTAAAAGTAGATGTTATCTTACAGCTTTAGAAGGGCCATATATTGCTGTGATCAGTCTCGTTTTTGAGCGATTAATGTCGAGGACAGTGTGGCTG AAGAAAGCACAAATCGAGATTAAGGATAACATACTTATTGGCAAAGAAATAGTGTCCCCTGAAAGCTGTGTAAATGCGGGAGAAATAATTCTTGAAATATTCAAGA GtgttttcaataattttctatcaATGGTAACGCCAAAGGTACCTTTGGACGCCTATGACATGCAGAATTTTAATAGTAGTCGAAATGAATTGAACATGGATATACAAGGAGTCGTTTTTGAAGATAGAATTCCCACTGAAATGTCTCTTAATGAAATTCAGTCGGCGCAAATGGCGTCCGAGATCAAAGAGTTCCGTTGCAATAATATCGAAAATCCAAAAGAAGTAGCTCTATTAATCGGTACATCAGGATCAACCTGTTTGCCAAGAGTGGCAGAATTGTCTCATTTGTCGTCGAGAATGTTGCTACATCCAGCCTACACTACTACATCGTTAAATCGAATTGCCATGTGCACATCCTCCGTTCGATGGATTTCATATTTCATACTGCTATTAACGGGACTTCGTTCCAATTGCACGAGAATCATCGTCGACGATGAGGAGGATGGAAAATTTCATTGTGACGTAATAAAGAAGTACAAGGTCGATGATAATACAGAAATTTCCTGGCAATACGTAAATGAATTGTAA